GGCTGAGCGTGCAACGGAGCCACCGCCATTTGCCACGCCGGCTGCTACCGTGCTAGATTGTGCCACTTTGCGAAAGGAGGTGCGCCGGGTGAACAACCGCTTCGCCCCGTGCGGCGTGCAGGTGGGTCTCGCACGTGTTCGGGGGACGAGTGCACCCTCCGTCAGGGGTACAGATCGGTAGCTGATCCGATCTGACACCAGGCCACCCCAGGCCACGGGCGCACGACCAGCCCCGTGGCCTTTTCGCGTGTTGCGAGCCGGTCGCGGGGTCCATCGCGATCGGCTCCTCTCGTTTCAGTCAGGTTGGAGTGGCACTCGGTGAAGACGTCCATCGCCCGTTACCTCGAACTACTGGGCCGATACCTGGGGCCTCACCGGCTCAAGGCCGGCGCCCTGGGCGCTCTGCTCCTGGGCAGCACCGGCCTGCAGTTGATCAGCCCCCAGATCGTGCGTGGCTTCATAGACGCCGCCCAGGCCCAGGCGGACAGCGGCAGGCTGGCCCTGGCCGCCCTGGCGTTTTTGGGCGTCGGCCTGGCCAACCAGGGGTTCTCTCTGATGGTGGCCTACCTGAGCAACGACGTGGGCTGGCTGGCCACCAACGAGCTGCGGGCCGACTTGGTGGCGCACTGTCTCTCGCTGGACATGCCCTTCCACAAGGCACATACCCCGGGCACCATGATCGAGCGCATAGACGGCGATGTGCTCTCACTGGCGAACTTCTTCTCCCAGTTCGTCGTGCGACTGCTGGGCAGCGCCCTGATGCTGTTGGGCATCCTGGTGGTCCTCTTCCTGGAAGACTGGCGGGTCGGTGCCGGCCTGGCTCTCTTCGCCCTGGCATCGCTGGTGATGCTGGCCAAGGTGCGATCCTTCGCCGTGGGCGCCTCGGCCGACGAGAGGGAGGCCAGTGCCAACCTATTCGGCTTCATCGAGGAGCGGCTTATAGGGCTGGATGACATTCGGGCCAATGGTGCCGGCGCCTACGCCATGCGCCGCTTCCATCAGGTGGTGCGCGACTTCACCAGCCTGACCGTACGCGCCTGGATGCGGCGATCGGTGATCTGGGTCCTGTCCATGGGGCTGTTCGGCGCCGGGCGGGTGCTGGCGCTGGGGCTGGGAGCCGCCCTCTACCTCTCCGGAGCCTTCACTATCGGCACCGTGTACCTGGTCAGCTATTACATGCTCATGCTCTTCCGGCCCATCGAGCAGCTGACCCAGCAGCTGCAGGACCTGCAGAAAGCCGTGGCCAGCATCGGCCGGGTGACCGAGTTGCTGCAGAGCGAGCGGACCATCCTCGACGGCAGTGGAGCACCGCTGCCGGACGGAGCGCTGGGGCTGGACTTCGACGGCGTGTCCTTCATCTACGAGGACGGCGACGAGCCCGTTCTGACGGAGCTGAGCTTCCGCCTGGAGCCGGGGCGCAAGCTGGGCTTGCTGGGGAGGACCGGCTGCGGCAAGACTACCCTGAGCCGCCTGCTCTTCCGCCTGTACGACCCGTCGGCCGGGGCGGTGCGGCTATCGGGGCGGGAGG
The Anaerolineae bacterium DNA segment above includes these coding regions:
- a CDS encoding ABC transporter ATP-binding protein; amino-acid sequence: MEWHSVKTSIARYLELLGRYLGPHRLKAGALGALLLGSTGLQLISPQIVRGFIDAAQAQADSGRLALAALAFLGVGLANQGFSLMVAYLSNDVGWLATNELRADLVAHCLSLDMPFHKAHTPGTMIERIDGDVLSLANFFSQFVVRLLGSALMLLGILVVLFLEDWRVGAGLALFALASLVMLAKVRSFAVGASADEREASANLFGFIEERLIGLDDIRANGAGAYAMRRFHQVVRDFTSLTVRAWMRRSVIWVLSMGLFGAGRVLALGLGAALYLSGAFTIGTVYLVSYYMLMLFRPIEQLTQQLQDLQKAVASIGRVTELLQSERTILDGSGAPLPDGALGLDFDGVSFIYEDGDEPVLTELSFRLEPGRKLGLLGRTGCGKTTLSRLLFRLYDPSAGAVRLSGREVKGLRLEDLRRRVGIVTQDVQLFQATVRDNLTLFDRTVPEERLLGVIKDLCLSQWLASLPQGLDTRLGAGGRGLSAGEAQVLALARVFLRDPGLVIMDEPSSRLDPATEAMVERGIERLLQGRTAIIIAHRLATVQR